The window GTTCTGGGCGGCGACGTGCCCGCGGCGCCGAGCGGCGAGCCATTCAGGCGCGGCCCCTTCCTGGGGAGCGCTGGTTTGCAATCCGGCAGGGGAAAAATAGAAATCCTGGAGCAGCCCAGGAACCGAATTGTCGCCGAGATGGCCCGCATCAACCCTCGGGCCTCGGATCCGGAAGAGAGGATTCTTCCGGCACAACTGGCTTATCTGAGCCCTGATTTGTCCGACACCCTGATACTCACCGAGGTGACTTCATGAACCCATCCAGCGACCGGCTCTTCGATCTGCTTCCGGCCGTCCACCGCCAGCGCGATGCGGAAAAGGGATTTCCGCTGAGGGCGCTGCTGCGGGTGATCGCCGAGCAGGTTGAAGTGGTGGAAGACGACATCGGCCGACTCTACGAGAACTGGTTCATCGAAACCTGCCAGGACTGGGCGGTGCCTTATATCGGCGACCTTCTGGCCCATCGCATCGTCCATGAAGCCGGACAGCCGGGAGAGGTGACGACGCCGCAGGGACTGCGGCGCAACAAGATCCTCATTCCCCGGCGCGAAGTGGCCCGCACCATCCACAATCGGCGCCGCAAGGGGACGCTGGCCCTGCTGGAAACGCTGGCCCGCGACGTGGCCGGATGGCCGGCCCGGGCAGTCGAATTCTACAGGTTGCTGGCCTGGACCCAAGCCCTCAACCATCAGCGGCTGCAACGCGGACGCTACCCCGACCTGCGCGATGGCCAAGCCCTGGGCTGGGTTGGAGGTCCCTTCGATGAGATCGCCCACAGCGTCGACGTGCGCCGCATCGACGCGGCCTTCCAGCGCACCCGGGGACGCCACAACATCCCCAGCCTAGGCCTCTTCGTGTGGCGCCTGAAGGAATATTCCGTGACCCGCACGCCCGCCTACTGTCAGGAAGAGATGGGGCCTCACTGCTACACCTTCAGCGTGCTGGGAAACGATGCTCCGCTTTACACCAAACCTCGTCGCGAAACCTCGCCTACCGACATCGCCGGGCCTCTCGATCTCCCCATCCCCATCAGTCGCCGCGCTTTGGAAAGAGAGCCCGCAGCCTATTACGGTCCCTCCAAGAGCTTCGCCATCTGGACCGACGGGTGGGACGGACACCAGGGGCAACGGCTTGTCGAGTCCGGCGAGATGATGGTCGCCGACCTGAGCCGATGGCAATACCGTCCTCCCAGGGGACGGGTTGCCGTCGATCCCGTGCTGGGACGGATCGCCTTCCATCCCCGCCAACTGCCCAAGAACGGGGTGCGGGTTTCCTACCACTACGGCTTCAGCAAAGACATGGGAGGAGGCGAGTACCTGAGGGTTCTTTCCCAACCCAACGCGGCCACCCTCTACCGGGTCGGTTCCGGGGAGCCTTTCAAGAAGATCAACGACGCGCTGCAGCAGTGGCAGAAGGACGCCCCCCAGCACGCCGTCATCGAAATCGCCGACAGCGGCGTCTACGTGGAGCCCATCAACATCACCTTTGAACAGCCCCGCCAGAGTCTGCAGGTGCGCGCCGCCAACCGCCGCCGTCCCGTCCTGCGACTGCTCAACTGGATGACCGAAAGTCCGGATGCGCTCTTCGTCTCAAGCCGCGACGGAGGACGGCTGACGCTGGACGGACTGCTCATTGCCGGCCGCGGAGTACAGGCCGAGGGGCGGCTCGACCAGATCCGCATCCGTCACTGCACCCTGGTGCCGGGCTGGTCGCTGCAGCCGGACTGCAGCCCGCGCCGCCCGGCCGAACCGAGCCTGGAGCTGATCGACACCCAAGCCAGGGTGTGCATCGAAGAAAGCATCCTCGGTTCGATACAGGTCAGTCAGGACGAGGTGGGCACCGATCCCCTCTACATCCACATCAGCGACAGCATCCTCGACGCCACCGGCTTCGAACTGGAAGCGCTGGGCGCGCCTACCTGGCCGCTGGCTCATGCCCGGCTGAGCGTGCTGCGCAGCACCGTCTTGGGGCAGATTCAGACTCACTCCATCGATGTGGCCGAGGACAGCATTTTCATGGGCCTCATCAAAGTGGCTCGCAGCCAGCGGGGCTGCATGCGCTTCTGCTACGTGACGCCGGGTTCGCGCACGCCCCGCCGTTACCACTGCCAGCCTGACTTGGTGGAGGAGGCGGCCAGGAAGGCGGTCAACGAACTGGGACTGAGCGGAGCGGCGCGGGATCAGGCGCTCGCGGCCGCCCTCCGCCGCGAGGCCCAGCGCGTCCGGCCCCGCTTTTCAAGCGTCCGGTACGGCGCCCCCGGCTACGGACGGCTGGCCGATTCCTGCGCCCAGGAAATCAGACGCGGCGCCCAGGATGAATCGGAAATGGGCGCCTTGCACGATTTATTCGAGCCCCAGCGGGACGCCAACCTGCGCGTTCGACTTGACGAATACACACCTGCCGGCAGCAACGCCGGCGTCATTTACGCCAGTTGAGAGGTAAAAGATGAAAGGCGATTTTTCAAGGGTCACATTCGACAGCCGCAAGAACTACTCGCGGGTACTCAGCCAGCAAGGCCGCGTCCAGCTCGATGCCGACAGCAACGAACAGGTAGCGATCTTCTGGCACTATCTGCGCACGCTGGCCGCCGACCTGATCGGTCCTCATGCAGGACCGCAGTGGAACGTCGGCTTTGAAATCCTTCTCGGAGAAAACAGCTTCACCATCGGAGAAGGCCGCTACTACGTCGACGGCATCCTCTGCGAGTCATGGGCCAAGGAGGTTGCCGATGGCAAAAAGGTACTTTTCCAGTACGGAGATCAGCCCGACTATCCGCTCGACAAGGACGAAGCGCTGCCCGAGGGCAGCTACTGGGTCTATCTCGAGGTTTGGGAGCGGCACATCACTTACCTGCACGACGACAACATTCGCGAAGTGGCCCTCAACGGCCCCGACACGGCCACCCGCGCTCAAGTGGTGTGGCAGGTCAAGACCGTCAAATCGGGTCATCAGACTCTTGCCGAACTCCCTGGCCAAGAAGACGACGAAGGCAACGCGCCGAAGGACCGCGAGAAACTGCTCAGGGCCTGGCGAGATCAATCGACGTCCCTGCTGCCTGGAAGCAACGGCCAAATGAAGGCCCGCGCCAAGATCGAGAAGGAGCCGACCGATCCCTGCATCATCGATCCCCAGGCCCGCTACAGGGGCCCCGAGAATCAGCTTTACCGGGTCGAAATCCACAAGGGCAACGTGACTGGAAGCGGGCAGAGCGGGAATGAGAATGCTGACGACGATGAAGTCACCTTCAAATGGTCGAGAGACAACGGCTCGGTCGTTTTCCCCATCGTTTCCATGAAGATCGGCGACGACGGCCAGGCCACCGTCGCCGTCGAACACCTGGGACGCGATGACCGGCTCACCCTCAAGGAAGGCGACTGGGTGGAGATCGTCGTCGATCACTACGTCCTGCACGGAGAAGCCGGCCCTCTGGTACAAGTCGATTCCATCGATCGTGACCAATTCACCGTGACCCTGAGCCTGCCCGAGGGCGCCGATATGGAGATCCTCGACAGTGGCGCTCATCGGCTGCTTCGTCGCTGGGACCAGACGGCATCCCAGTCCCTGGACTTGCTAGAGGGTGCGGTTCCCCTCAACGAGAAAATGACCGACTATATCGAATTGGAGGACGGCGTCCAGGTTTCCTTCCATCCCCAGGCCCGCTACAGAACGGGAGACTACTGGCTGATCCCGGCGCGCACCGCCACCGGCGACGTGGAATGGCCCCGCCAGGGAGACAAGCCTCTTTGGCTGCCGCCTCGAGGCGTGGAGCATCACTATGCACCCCTGGCCTGGGTCGGGGCGGGGGACGAGGATGCCGTCCATGACCTGCGCTGCGCCTTCCAGGCCGAGTGCCTTATTCCTGCAAAAGGACTGACGGCAGTTCTTGCCGGATCGGATCGGATCGTGTCTCCCGGTCGGTCATCGACGCTGGACGCGAGGATAGCGGACCTGCAGAGAATCGACAACATCGGTAAAAGGCGAGCGGAAGACCTGGTCAAGGCCGGAATTACCGAGGTGGCCATGGTGGCGGCCATGGACGTCCCCCGCCTGGTCGAAGTCATCGGTGTTTCCGAGGAACTGGCCGAGGAAATCATCGCCGACGCCAAAAGACGCGTTGCCTCAAACGGGTGAGCTTGGCGGGTCCGCCTCGCTCACCCGCTCCTGCCCCTCTTCTTTTCCTGACAAGCCGTACACCGGCTCAGTCCGTCCAAAGCCGGTCCCGCTTTCTCCCCACCCTGATCGCTTGCGCCAGGCAAGCCCGCCTCTTCGGATCCCTTTCTCCGGCATCACCCGTTCCACGGGTCGTCGACTGGCCGCAGTGACCCGTCTGGGCTAGGATGTCGCCATGAATACTCTGCGATCGGCTGTTTTCGGATTGGCTCTGGGACTCCTGGCCGGCCCCTGCCTGGCCCAGTCGGCCGGACGCCAGGTGGTGGCTCCCCAGGGAGCCGACTTGAGCAGGCCCTACAGTCCAGCCATCCGTTATGGCGACTTCGTCTATCTGTCGGGAAGCGTGGGCAATGAGCCGGGCGGGCCGCTCAAGGAAGGGTTCGAGGCTCAGGCCCACCAGGTGTTCGAGAACCTGGGAGCCGCGCTGAAGGCTGCCGGGCTCGACTTCAGCCGGGTGGTGCAGTTGGAGGCCTTCTTGGCCGACGCCCGCCATTTCCAGGACTTCAATGAGGTCTACCTCGAGTACTTCAGCGACGCCAAGCCGGTGCGGGCCACGGTGGCGGCTGATCTGCCGCTGACGGGCGCGCTGCTGGAGGTCTCGGTGATCGCCGCCCGCGACGGCCTGCCTCTGGAGCGGCTGGTACCGGAAGGATGGACGCCTTCCTCCCGCTATTCCTGGGGGATCAAAGCGGCGGACACGCTTTTCATCGCCGGCATGGTGCCCCGCGACGTCCCCGCCGGACGGCTCATTGAAGGCGACATCGCCGAGCAGACCCGGCAGGCGCTGGGCAACGTGGGACGAGTCCTCGAGGCGGGGGGGATGGATTACTCGGACGTCGTCACCTGCAAGGTCTACCTGGTGGACGCCCGCCATTTCTCCGCCATGAACGCCGCCTATCGGGAGTTTTTCCCCCCAGCCCACCCTCCGGCCCGGGCCACGGTCAGGGCGCCGCTGATGTCTGCCGCCGCCGGCATCGAGATCCTGTGCACGGCAGTCCAGGACGACAGCCGCCGGGTGGTGATGGCCGAAGGGGCCTCGCCTCCCAGCAGCCCCTTTTCTCCCGCCATCCAGGCAGGCGGACGCCTCTTCCTGTCGGGCATGGTGGGGCGGGGGAGGGAAGGCTTTGGCGACTTCCCAGCCCAGACCCGTCAGACCCTGGAAAACCTGTCGGCCACTTTGCGGGCCGCCGGGCTCGATTTTTCCGATGTGCTGGAGGCCAACGTTTGGCTGGGCGATATCCGATACTACGACGCCCTCAACGAGATCTATTCCCAGATGTTGCCTCTGGCCCCGCCTGCCCGCACTACGGTGGGGATGCAGTTGATGGCTCCCCAGGCCCTGGTGGAGATCCGCATGGTCGCCGCAGCACAGACGCCGCCGCAATGAGGCGTTTGGCGGGGCTAATCCAATCGCCCGTTCTGCCGATATGAAGGGGTGGAGGCTGAGAGCCGCTTGTTGGCTCTCACCTGTCTCTCCTGCTCTGCGTGGCCGCGGCTGGAACGTTTCCGGCCGCGGCCCGAATCCCCAGCAGCCCCTTTCTTGCTATTGCTATTTCAATCTCGGGTTTCTTGTGGTACAAAGGGGGACGGCTGGCTCGGATAGGGTTCCGAATCAAGTTCCAACAGTTTGGCTTGGAAGGGCAGTTTGAGGTCATTTCGACGCCAATTGGCAAGTTCTCCACAGACATCGTTCGTCATCATCCTGACCTTGTCTGTCGCCATCGGCTTCAATGTCCTTGCTTTCAGCTTCATTGACGCCGTCCTGCTTCAGGCGCTCCCTTATGTCGATGCCGACCGTCTTTACCTGATCTGGAACCATGGGCCTCAAACGGGAGTCCCCAGAATACCCTTGTCGGGAAAGAACATTTCCCTTTATTCGGCAGAGCAGGATTGGCTGGAATCTTTCACGGCCTTCCGCCTTCGGCTCAGGGCCCGCCAGCGCGCGATGATTCTGGGAGGCGAGAGTCCCGAATGGGTGGACGCAGTCGCCGCCACGGCTGAGTTGACCCGCACGCTGGGGGTTGAGCCCATGCTGGGAAGGGGCTTTCAGGATGAGGACGACGAGCCGGGCGCGCCCAAGGTCGTGATTCTCAGCCACGGTTTTTGGGAGCGGCGCTTCGAGGGCGACCAGCAGATCGTCGGCAGCAAGATCACCCTCGACGGCGAACCCTACGAAGTGATAGGGGTCTTCGGGCCTGATTTTTACTTCCCGCCTCCTTATCAGGAGATGGGCGGCGAGATGGTCAATTCGCGCGCCCATGTCTACGTCACCCACCACGTTCCGCCGGAAGCCGCAAACCCCTTCTTCTACCGGGGACTGGTCCGCCTCAAGCCGGGGGTGGACAAAGCCCAGGCTGAAAGCGAGTTGGCTGCCGCTGCCCAGTTCTTTGCCACCGAAGTTTTTCCCGATCCCGCCCTCAAAGGATTGACCGTGCGGCTCGATCCTCTGGCGGAGGGCGCCGTGGCTCCGGTGAGGGGGCCCCTGTTGGGATTGCAGGCGGCGGCCCTGCTGGTCTTGCTTATCGCCTGCGTCAATGTCGCCAACCTGATGCTGTCGCGGGCGGTTGAAAGGGAAAGGGATTGGGCCCTTCGCACCGCCTTGGGAGCCGGACCTTTCCGCCTGTTGGCCCCTCTTTGGGGCGAGAGCCTCGTTTTCGCTCTCGGGGGCGCGGCTTTCGGCTTGATATTGGCCCGCTTGCTGCAAAACCTGACCTTTGCCCTGACCTCTTCCTATATCCCTCATATCGGCCAGGTGGCGGTCGGGTGGCGGGAAGTGGTCTTCGCCCTTCTGCTGGCCGCGCTGGCGGGTCTGATTTCCAGCCTGCTTCCGGCGTTCAGGCTGTTGCGCCTGCCCGTGCTGGAGTGCATCAAGGAGGGCAGCCGTTCTCGGAGACTTGGGCGCCCTGCAGGACTGCTCAGGCAAGGCATGATCGCCGGCCAGGTGGCTTTGGCGCTCGTGGTGCTGGTGGCGGCCGGG of the Acidobacteriota bacterium genome contains:
- a CDS encoding DUF6519 domain-containing protein; translated protein: MKGDFSRVTFDSRKNYSRVLSQQGRVQLDADSNEQVAIFWHYLRTLAADLIGPHAGPQWNVGFEILLGENSFTIGEGRYYVDGILCESWAKEVADGKKVLFQYGDQPDYPLDKDEALPEGSYWVYLEVWERHITYLHDDNIREVALNGPDTATRAQVVWQVKTVKSGHQTLAELPGQEDDEGNAPKDREKLLRAWRDQSTSLLPGSNGQMKARAKIEKEPTDPCIIDPQARYRGPENQLYRVEIHKGNVTGSGQSGNENADDDEVTFKWSRDNGSVVFPIVSMKIGDDGQATVAVEHLGRDDRLTLKEGDWVEIVVDHYVLHGEAGPLVQVDSIDRDQFTVTLSLPEGADMEILDSGAHRLLRRWDQTASQSLDLLEGAVPLNEKMTDYIELEDGVQVSFHPQARYRTGDYWLIPARTATGDVEWPRQGDKPLWLPPRGVEHHYAPLAWVGAGDEDAVHDLRCAFQAECLIPAKGLTAVLAGSDRIVSPGRSSTLDARIADLQRIDNIGKRRAEDLVKAGITEVAMVAAMDVPRLVEVIGVSEELAEEIIADAKRRVASNG
- a CDS encoding ADOP family duplicated permease, which produces MRSFRRQLASSPQTSFVIILTLSVAIGFNVLAFSFIDAVLLQALPYVDADRLYLIWNHGPQTGVPRIPLSGKNISLYSAEQDWLESFTAFRLRLRARQRAMILGGESPEWVDAVAATAELTRTLGVEPMLGRGFQDEDDEPGAPKVVILSHGFWERRFEGDQQIVGSKITLDGEPYEVIGVFGPDFYFPPPYQEMGGEMVNSRAHVYVTHHVPPEAANPFFYRGLVRLKPGVDKAQAESELAAAAQFFATEVFPDPALKGLTVRLDPLAEGAVAPVRGPLLGLQAAALLVLLIACVNVANLMLSRAVERERDWALRTALGAGPFRLLAPLWGESLVFALGGAAFGLILARLLQNLTFALTSSYIPHIGQVAVGWREVVFALLLAALAGLISSLLPAFRLLRLPVLECIKEGSRSRRLGRPAGLLRQGMIAGQVALALVVLVAAGLLVRSIREVQATDLGFTNRDILVASINLPDARYSTPQQQRAALKELEEVAQSLPGVEEASVVSIAPFSGVDFGGAFAITERPEADPQPVASFLHVTPSYFETLGIPLLKGRLFTQADREDSQPVAVIDSHVADLYWPGESPLGKHVTYHTDEIAFEIVGVVKHVRQTALRPNHPREGVIYFPIAQEPQPIANLVVHSPSQQEVLASLLRSRISDFDPEMPVRIESLPSMIRQAHAGFSSPARLIEGLALMAALLASVGIYSLIAVMVKARTREIGIRMTLGSDRRQILLLLARKSLLQVGGGMAVGLLLSWLLGRYYQQVWSQVLYQVSPHDPVTYVVVSLLFLAVAVLASWGPSRRAVSIDPVQALREE
- a CDS encoding RidA family protein, with translation MNTLRSAVFGLALGLLAGPCLAQSAGRQVVAPQGADLSRPYSPAIRYGDFVYLSGSVGNEPGGPLKEGFEAQAHQVFENLGAALKAAGLDFSRVVQLEAFLADARHFQDFNEVYLEYFSDAKPVRATVAADLPLTGALLEVSVIAARDGLPLERLVPEGWTPSSRYSWGIKAADTLFIAGMVPRDVPAGRLIEGDIAEQTRQALGNVGRVLEAGGMDYSDVVTCKVYLVDARHFSAMNAAYREFFPPAHPPARATVRAPLMSAAAGIEILCTAVQDDSRRVVMAEGASPPSSPFSPAIQAGGRLFLSGMVGRGREGFGDFPAQTRQTLENLSATLRAAGLDFSDVLEANVWLGDIRYYDALNEIYSQMLPLAPPARTTVGMQLMAPQALVEIRMVAAAQTPPQ